The Drosophila sechellia strain sech25 chromosome 2L, ASM438219v1, whole genome shotgun sequence region CCAAATCCCAGGACCATGCCGCTCATCTGGGCAATAAATATCGAGGCCACCGCGATATATAGGGCCGTTCCGTCCATGTTGATGTTGCATCCGATCGGGAGGACAAATCGCGTGATCCGCGGATCCACCTTGAGTTTCTCGTTCATGCAGCGGAATGTAATGGGCAGGGCAGCGGCGCTAAGGGGCGCGGCAGTCGCAGTTTGGTCGAGGAgtgtgttgattttttttggtGAATGAGTATTAGTGGGTGGTTCGGATACAACATCAGGTCGTGGCAAATAccgaaagaaagaaaaaatacaCATTTAACGCACTCctactgaaactgaaactgagtTCCTAGTCAGTTAaacatttaaacaaattttgatTGGCTATTGCCAAGTTTTAAAGAAAACAGTAAAGGATTCtaaactttaaattaaataaactatAAATTAGTAAACTAATTTTGTGGCTTGTCTAGCAAAAAATTGTTCAGTAACATTGCCAGTTAAAATGGGAATGTTGTTATTTAAAAACTTTCCAATAACTTCGTTTCATTGATTTACTTCACTTCATGTTATGAGCGGTCAAAATTTTGTCATACAGTATTTTTCGAATGTGATTTATAAATTTGTCCATTGCTTAAGACATAGCCTTATCAACAAGGGGTATTTCATGTGTCGTTGGaccgaaaaattgaaaatctcCTGAAGCTTAACTTTCATCAAAGGCCAAACAGATTCATCAGATTATAGACCCAAGGACTTATAAATCCCGAATGAACACAGAACTCACGTTGAGGCCGTGGCGAAGGCGGTAAGCATGGCCTGGATGAGTCCGGCGTAGAACTTGAACGGATTGCGACGCACGACGACGAAATATACGGCCTGCATCACCACAAACTGGTAGATAAACACGCCGATGGCCACCGTGACGATGAACCACATGAGTTGCGACATCACCAGGCCCAAATCGCCCACGCTCAGTATCTTCCCAGCGATCACAGAACTAATGCCCACGGGTGTCAGCCACATCACGCAGGTGACCATCTTCATGATCACCTCAAAAATGGCGGCAAAGAAGTCAACCACGACCTGACCCTTCTGGCCGATGGTTCCCAAAAAAGTGCCGAACACCAGGCAGAAGAAGACGATGCCCAGGGTGTTGGTTCCACTGCGGTACTGGATGTCCCTCACCAGCACCACCTCCTCCGTAAGGTCCTCAGATAAGCGTTGGGCCTCCGATCCGGATGCCAAGGTGTCATTCATCGTCTCGTTGAAGACGTGCAGGATGCTCGGCTTGGGCAAGTAGACGGTGTGCGCCTGCTGAATGGAGGCCTGAAACAGGTTGTCCGGGAATACGTTCCTGTAGTTAAGAAAACACAGTTAATAgtgaaatatgaaaattaacTCTTATACCATATAAGAGGTAAATATGTGTATGGAATTGTATCACAATTTGGGTCGACTATTAATATCGATCTACTACAAActacaaaataattttctttgcaCTGCTTCAAGCAGTTATATTCGTACACTGCTTAGTCGTACTAGAGAATTGGACCGCTTGCCATGTTTTGACACTAGTTGCCGCTTTAAGCTCACATGTAGAGGGCGCCACTGAGGCTGCTAACAGGTTTTATAGCTTATTATGTTGCTAAGAGCGTTTTAGGATGGTAATAAAATTGAACTCACCTGCCCAAATCCAAAAGACTATCTAGAAGGTTAACTGCCCGCCGATCTGTAGATCGATCGTCCGCATTGTGCAGATCCGGATTTCCAGGATGGATGAGCAGAACGAGAGCGATTCCCAGTGCAGCGTTGAAGAACGAAGTGCTGGCAAAGTAAACCAACGTGCGCAGCGCTATCTTGCCGTTCATCTTGGCGTTAAGGCTGGCCGATCCGGCAATAAGGCTCGATATAACTAGCGGCAAGATCATCAGCTTGAGTACGCGCATAAACAGTTCGCCTGGATAGGAAATCAGCATGATGGAGTCCCCGTGTAAATTTAGCGGCCGCAAGGAGAGTCCTGTCGGATAAGTAGTACATtaatggaatatttcaacaaaaCTCTTCTGAGTTGGCAATCAAAGTGTATGCACTTAAAATAGGTCGTCTTTTGAACTTATCGGACTTACCTAGTACTACACCGAGGAGAACTCCGGAAAGGGTGACCAGGAGCATTAGATTCTCGGAGAGCCACCTGCGATAACCGGTCAACTCCACGGGGGCATCGCTGCATTCCGTGGTCTTCGGTGGCAGCTCAGTTGAGGTGGGGGGACCCATTTTGGCGAAGAGGTAATCTGAAAATTTGCCAgacttttccatttccattgtcCAAATGTCCAAGCTTCCGGGTGGCGCAGATTAAGGCGCAGCGGAGCGGTGGCGACAAAACCGATAACCAAAAACCAAGAGAGGAGCAAGCAAGACAGGGCGAccgagagaaagagagagctaGCGATTGGTGGGGGATTCCCCTGTGTTTCAGTTGGAATGCGGCTGCTCCTGTTGCGGAATAGATGGATGTTTGGCTGGTTGCTCGGTCGGTGCTGGTGTCCAGTTATTGATTTTTTAAGTACTTCACATTGAACTTGAGGATGTTGATTAGGTAGGCCATTCTACCGGTGCGGAGTTGTCTTCCTTTTGTTCGGCGGCGTTTGCGTTCCGCCTCTAAGCCTCGTTCCTTCCTCGCTGCTGCGGCGTTTGTTTGTTAACGGCTCCGTTGTTGTGGCTTTTGGCAACTGAACGCTCTGGAAAGGTAATCAGATGGGGCTGACCTTCGCAAGCGGGCGGAGGGTGGTGCTGGCTCTCTTCAAGACGCTGAACTGCACTCGCACTCGCGGCCCGTGTTGTGCACACACACGGATAATCGATTTTTCAGAGTCCGGGTCAGCGGTCGTCTGTCACTGTGTCAGGTCCTGTTCGACCTTA contains the following coding sequences:
- the LOC6617289 gene encoding excitatory amino acid transporter isoform X1, which produces MEMEKSGKFSDYLFAKMGPPTSTELPPKTTECSDAPVELTGYRRWLSENLMLLVTLSGVLLGVVLGLSLRPLNLHGDSIMLISYPGELFMRVLKLMILPLVISSLIAGSASLNAKMNGKIALRTLVYFASTSFFNAALGIALVLLIHPGNPDLHNADDRSTDRRAVNLLDSLLDLGRNVFPDNLFQASIQQAHTVYLPKPSILHVFNETMNDTLASGSEAQRLSEDLTEEVVLVRDIQYRSGTNTLGIVFFCLVFGTFLGTIGQKGQVVVDFFAAIFEVIMKMVTCVMWLTPVGISSVIAGKILSVGDLGLVMSQLMWFIVTVAIGVFIYQFVVMQAVYFVVVRRNPFKFYAGLIQAMLTAFATASTAAALPITFRCMNEKLKVDPRITRFVLPIGCNINMDGTALYIAVASIFIAQMSGMVLGFGELLTVLLTSTAASMSSASVPSAALVLLLVVLTAIDAPVQDVTLLFAVDWFVDRIRTTNNMLGDCYTAAVVEELSRKELMALDAASVNYQDMPAGTPNGHGHGHHDGGLLEGQTELETSSKCVMTMTDSVVVDISAVMNNVNLQQEHCNRRV
- the LOC6617289 gene encoding excitatory amino acid transporter isoform X2 — protein: MGPPTSTELPPKTTECSDAPVELTGYRRWLSENLMLLVTLSGVLLGVVLGLSLRPLNLHGDSIMLISYPGELFMRVLKLMILPLVISSLIAGSASLNAKMNGKIALRTLVYFASTSFFNAALGIALVLLIHPGNPDLHNADDRSTDRRAVNLLDSLLDLGRNVFPDNLFQASIQQAHTVYLPKPSILHVFNETMNDTLASGSEAQRLSEDLTEEVVLVRDIQYRSGTNTLGIVFFCLVFGTFLGTIGQKGQVVVDFFAAIFEVIMKMVTCVMWLTPVGISSVIAGKILSVGDLGLVMSQLMWFIVTVAIGVFIYQFVVMQAVYFVVVRRNPFKFYAGLIQAMLTAFATASTAAALPITFRCMNEKLKVDPRITRFVLPIGCNINMDGTALYIAVASIFIAQMSGMVLGFGELLTVLLTSTAASMSSASVPSAALVLLLVVLTAIDAPVQDVTLLFAVDWFVDRIRTTNNMLGDCYTAAVVEELSRKELMALDAASVNYQDMPAGTPNGHGHGHHDGGLLEGQTELETSSKCVMTMTDSVVVDISAVMNNVNLQQEHCNRRV